A region from the Achromobacter seleniivolatilans genome encodes:
- a CDS encoding carboxymuconolactone decarboxylase family protein, with the protein MSASRVTPVVPGTRQELAAVEARITAARGRISPLYQVLLNSPAVVEGWEAMLTAIRQKTSLSPRLRELIILRVATLNNAPYEFDAHVPHALAGGMPQTMIDALRGHPAPNAVAELAPGEADVLALTDAMTRDIEVPDAVFAPLRARYDDAQLVELAATVGAYNMVSRFLVALRVGH; encoded by the coding sequence ATGAGCGCAAGCCGAGTGACCCCCGTCGTACCGGGCACGCGCCAGGAACTGGCCGCTGTGGAAGCGCGCATCACGGCCGCACGCGGCCGGATATCGCCTTTGTATCAGGTTCTGTTGAACAGCCCGGCAGTGGTGGAAGGCTGGGAAGCCATGCTGACCGCCATCCGTCAGAAGACGTCATTGTCGCCGCGCTTGCGCGAATTGATTATCTTGCGCGTGGCCACGCTGAACAATGCGCCATACGAATTCGACGCGCATGTGCCGCACGCTTTGGCGGGCGGCATGCCTCAAACCATGATCGACGCGTTGCGCGGTCATCCCGCGCCCAACGCCGTGGCAGAGCTGGCGCCCGGCGAGGCCGATGTGCTGGCGTTGACCGACGCCATGACGCGCGACATCGAAGTGCCCGACGCAGTATTTGCACCGCTGCGCGCACGCTACGATGATGCGCAACTGGTGGAACTGGCGGCAACTGTCGGCGCGTACAACATGGTGTCGCGCTTTTTGGTGGCGCTGCGCGTCGGCCATTGA
- a CDS encoding Bug family tripartite tricarboxylate transporter substrate binding protein: MFKKILSASVLSLAALGAAHADGPVRLIVAFPPGGPVDLVGRVLAEQLGKELKQQVIVENKAGANGNIAAAYVAKAAGDGSVLFLTSVGAVSISPALYKDLPYDPVRDFAPVSKVVNNATVFVVNPVNPATDAADFVKKSQAASQSVAIGSSGIGSIPHLTMEMFADASKANVMHVPYKGAAPVINDVMGNQVSGFFGDVPGLIGHIQGGKLKPLGIAAPTRHPLLPDVKTLAEQGIAGVESNNWYGIVAPASTPAATVEKLNQAVRAALSNEAVRAKLEKFGAQAAPSSPAELTALIASDRDKWTALIQRKNIRPE, translated from the coding sequence ATGTTCAAGAAAATTCTATCGGCCTCTGTGCTGAGTCTGGCCGCGCTGGGCGCAGCCCACGCCGACGGCCCCGTCCGTCTGATCGTCGCGTTTCCGCCTGGCGGCCCGGTCGATCTGGTCGGCCGGGTGCTGGCCGAACAACTGGGCAAAGAACTCAAGCAGCAGGTCATTGTTGAGAACAAGGCAGGCGCCAATGGCAACATCGCGGCGGCCTATGTGGCCAAGGCGGCAGGCGACGGTTCGGTGCTGTTTCTGACCAGCGTCGGCGCGGTGTCGATCAGCCCCGCCTTGTACAAGGACCTGCCGTATGACCCGGTGCGCGACTTTGCGCCGGTGTCCAAGGTCGTGAACAACGCCACGGTGTTCGTGGTGAACCCGGTCAATCCGGCTACTGACGCCGCGGACTTCGTCAAGAAATCGCAGGCGGCATCGCAATCGGTCGCCATCGGCTCATCGGGCATAGGCAGCATTCCGCATTTGACGATGGAAATGTTTGCGGACGCCAGCAAGGCCAACGTGATGCACGTGCCCTACAAGGGCGCGGCTCCCGTGATCAACGATGTGATGGGTAATCAGGTGTCGGGCTTTTTCGGCGACGTGCCCGGGCTGATCGGCCACATCCAGGGCGGAAAGCTGAAGCCGCTGGGTATTGCCGCGCCCACGCGCCATCCGCTGCTGCCGGACGTAAAGACGCTGGCCGAGCAAGGCATTGCCGGCGTTGAATCCAACAACTGGTATGGCATTGTGGCGCCCGCGTCCACTCCGGCCGCTACCGTTGAAAAGCTCAATCAGGCTGTGCGTGCCGCACTGAGCAACGAAGCCGTGCGCGCCAAGCTGGAGAAGTTCGGCGCGCAGGCCGCGCCCAGCTCGCCGGCGGAATTGACCGCACTGATCGCATCGGATCGCGATAAGTGGACCGCACTGATCCAGCGCAAAAACATCCGTCCGGAGTAA